In one Bradyrhizobium cosmicum genomic region, the following are encoded:
- a CDS encoding TetR/AcrR family transcriptional regulator, whose product MKVSKPAAKSVRKSAKPLPAGAKSPDAPGLRQRKLQETRERLTRGAMALFLERGFEATTIDDIAASADVSRRSFFHYFASKEDVVAAWQEGAASALVAEIVARPAGESMLTAAENAIAAALKRIDPAEAAAMSRLKRDNPALQARDQLKYEKLERVLAEGLAQRARTKADRLKARLVAMIATGAMRVGGESWIGEGAREKPDVFVKRTFDAIRAILT is encoded by the coding sequence TTGAAGGTTTCGAAGCCCGCCGCGAAATCGGTCAGGAAGAGCGCCAAGCCCTTGCCGGCAGGCGCAAAATCGCCTGACGCCCCCGGCCTGCGCCAGCGCAAGCTGCAGGAGACCCGCGAGCGGCTGACCCGGGGGGCGATGGCGCTGTTCCTGGAGCGCGGCTTCGAGGCCACGACCATCGACGACATCGCGGCCTCCGCGGACGTGTCGCGACGCAGCTTCTTCCACTATTTCGCCTCCAAGGAAGACGTGGTCGCCGCCTGGCAGGAGGGCGCGGCAAGCGCATTGGTCGCCGAGATCGTCGCGCGGCCCGCGGGCGAATCCATGCTGACGGCAGCCGAGAATGCGATTGCGGCAGCGCTCAAGCGGATCGACCCGGCGGAGGCTGCGGCGATGTCGCGGCTCAAGCGCGACAATCCCGCGCTTCAGGCCCGCGACCAGCTGAAATACGAGAAGCTCGAGCGGGTACTCGCCGAAGGGCTCGCGCAGCGCGCCAGGACGAAAGCGGACAGGTTGAAGGCACGGCTCGTCGCAATGATCGCCACCGGCGCGATGCGCGTCGGCGGCGAGAGCTGGATCGGCGAAGGTGCGCGCGAGAAGCCGGACGTTTTCGTCAAGCGCACCTTCGATGCGATCAGGGCGATCTTGACGTGA
- a CDS encoding alpha/beta fold hydrolase gives MPTITTKDGVEIFFKDWGAGQPIVFSHGWPLSADDWDTQMIFFANHGYRVIAHDRRGHGRSSQVSDGHDMDHYADDLAAVTAHLDLKNAIHVGHSTGGGEVVHYIARHGESRVAKAAILSAVPPLMVQTAANPGGLPKSVFDGLQAQLAASRTGFYRDLASGPFYGYNRPGAKPSEAVIQNWWRQGMMGGAKAHYDGVVAFSQTDFTEDLKKITVPVLVMHGDDDQIVPYADSAPLSAKLLKNGTLKTYKGFPHGMPTTHAETINADLLAFFKA, from the coding sequence ATGCCCACCATCACCACCAAGGACGGCGTCGAGATCTTTTTCAAGGATTGGGGGGCAGGCCAGCCGATCGTGTTCAGCCATGGCTGGCCGCTGTCGGCCGACGACTGGGACACGCAGATGATCTTCTTCGCCAACCACGGCTACCGCGTCATCGCCCATGACCGCCGTGGCCACGGCCGCTCGTCGCAGGTCTCCGATGGTCACGACATGGACCACTACGCCGACGATCTCGCGGCCGTGACGGCGCATCTCGACCTGAAGAACGCGATTCACGTCGGCCATTCCACCGGCGGCGGCGAGGTCGTGCACTACATTGCGCGCCACGGCGAGAGCCGGGTGGCGAAGGCCGCGATTCTCTCGGCGGTGCCGCCGTTGATGGTGCAGACGGCGGCCAATCCGGGCGGCCTGCCGAAGAGCGTGTTCGACGGTCTGCAGGCCCAGCTTGCCGCCAGCCGCACCGGATTCTACCGCGACCTCGCCTCCGGCCCGTTCTATGGCTACAACCGTCCCGGCGCAAAGCCGTCGGAAGCGGTGATCCAGAACTGGTGGCGCCAGGGCATGATGGGCGGCGCCAAGGCGCACTATGACGGCGTCGTCGCGTTCTCGCAGACCGACTTCACCGAGGACCTCAAGAAGATTACCGTTCCGGTGCTGGTGATGCACGGCGACGACGACCAGATCGTGCCTTACGCCGACTCCGCGCCGCTGTCGGCCAAGCTGCTCAAGAACGGCACGCTGAAGACCTACAAGGGTTTTCCGCACGGAATGCCGACCACGCACGCCGAGACCATCAACGCGGACCTGCTGGCGTTCTTCAAGGCATGA
- a CDS encoding EthD family reductase, with translation MAELVVLYKTPKDAAAFDKHYAETHIPLAKKLPGLKKYAVSTGPVGSPAGPSGIHLVAILTFNSVADIQAAFGSEAGKAAAGDVPKFASGGADLLIFDTKEV, from the coding sequence ATGGCCGAACTCGTCGTGCTCTACAAGACGCCCAAGGATGCTGCCGCCTTCGACAAGCATTATGCCGAGACCCACATTCCGCTCGCCAAGAAATTGCCGGGCCTGAAGAAATACGCCGTCAGCACCGGGCCGGTCGGTTCCCCTGCCGGGCCGTCCGGCATCCACCTCGTCGCAATCCTCACCTTCAACAGCGTGGCCGACATCCAGGCGGCTTTCGGCAGCGAAGCGGGCAAGGCCGCGGCGGGCGACGTGCCGAAGTTCGCCAGCGGCGGCGCCGACCTGCTGATCTTCGACACCAAGGAAGTCTGA
- a CDS encoding FAD-dependent oxidoreductase, with product MDVASGQDYSQRADSDAQMARFTRPEQTFPTLTSAEIERMRHFGEVRSYADGEWLFETGKPGPGMFVVLKGHVAITQRDGLGHVTPLIDQGPGQFLAELSQLSGRPALVDGRAEGEVETLLLPPDRLRALLVAEAELGERIMRALILRRVNLLQAGVGGVVLIGPSHSAGVVRLQGFLTRNGQPHHLLDPERDRDAADVIARYSPKPEDWPLVVTPDGSVLRNPGETEIARAIGMIGGPRNDRIYDVAIVGSGPAGLATAVYAASEGLSVAVLDARAFGGQAGASARIENYLGFPTGISGLALTARAFNQAQKFGAEIMIPVTVKSLDCTRKDGAFSVALDGSDPLRSRSVVVASGARYRRPQMENLDKFEGRGVWYWASPVEAKLCSGEEVALVGAGNSAGQAAVFLSGHAKKVLMIIRGGGLGASMSRYLIERIEATPNIELLFNTEITSLEGDEASLLRRIRWKSRLSDDEDFADISNLFLFVGADPATSWLDGCGVTLDRGGFVVTGAQSEQNQGRLVAPLETSVPGVYAVGDVRSGSVKRVGGAIGEGAQVVASLHGYLGDAAKPAL from the coding sequence ATGGACGTGGCAAGCGGGCAGGACTATTCGCAACGAGCTGACAGTGACGCGCAGATGGCGCGGTTCACCCGCCCCGAACAGACCTTTCCGACGCTGACATCGGCCGAGATCGAGCGCATGCGCCACTTTGGCGAGGTCCGCAGCTACGCGGACGGTGAGTGGCTGTTCGAGACCGGCAAGCCCGGGCCGGGGATGTTCGTCGTGCTGAAGGGCCATGTCGCCATCACCCAGCGCGACGGGCTCGGCCATGTCACCCCGCTGATCGATCAGGGGCCGGGGCAATTTCTGGCCGAGCTCAGTCAGCTCTCCGGCCGGCCGGCGCTGGTCGATGGCCGCGCCGAAGGCGAGGTCGAGACGCTGCTGCTGCCGCCGGACCGGCTGCGCGCGCTGCTGGTCGCGGAGGCCGAGCTCGGCGAGCGCATCATGCGCGCGCTGATCCTGCGCCGGGTCAATCTGCTCCAGGCCGGCGTGGGCGGCGTGGTGCTGATCGGTCCCTCGCATTCGGCCGGCGTTGTGCGGCTGCAGGGGTTCCTCACCCGCAACGGCCAGCCGCATCATCTGCTCGATCCCGAGCGTGACCGCGACGCCGCCGACGTCATCGCACGTTACTCGCCCAAGCCGGAAGACTGGCCGCTGGTCGTCACGCCCGACGGTTCGGTGCTGCGCAATCCCGGCGAAACCGAAATCGCGCGCGCGATCGGCATGATCGGCGGCCCGCGCAACGATCGCATCTACGACGTCGCGATCGTCGGCTCCGGGCCTGCCGGGCTCGCCACCGCGGTGTATGCGGCTTCCGAAGGCCTTTCTGTCGCCGTGCTCGACGCCCGCGCCTTCGGCGGCCAGGCCGGGGCCAGCGCGCGCATCGAAAATTATCTGGGCTTTCCGACCGGCATCTCCGGCCTGGCCCTGACCGCGCGCGCCTTCAACCAGGCGCAGAAATTCGGCGCCGAGATCATGATCCCGGTCACGGTGAAGTCGCTCGACTGCACGCGCAAGGACGGCGCGTTTTCGGTGGCGCTCGACGGCAGCGATCCCTTGCGCTCGCGGTCGGTGGTGGTCGCGAGCGGCGCACGCTATCGCAGGCCGCAGATGGAGAACCTCGACAAGTTCGAGGGCCGCGGCGTCTGGTACTGGGCCTCGCCGGTCGAGGCGAAGCTGTGCTCCGGCGAAGAAGTGGCTTTGGTGGGGGCCGGCAATTCGGCGGGGCAGGCGGCCGTGTTCCTGTCGGGTCACGCCAAGAAGGTGCTGATGATCATCCGCGGCGGCGGTCTCGGCGCCAGCATGTCGCGCTATCTTATCGAGCGCATCGAGGCGACGCCGAACATCGAGCTGCTGTTCAACACCGAGATAACGTCGCTCGAGGGCGACGAGGCCTCGCTGCTGCGGCGCATCCGCTGGAAGAGCCGGCTGTCCGATGACGAGGATTTTGCCGACATCAGCAATCTCTTCCTGTTCGTCGGCGCCGATCCCGCCACCTCCTGGCTCGACGGCTGCGGCGTTACGCTCGATCGCGGCGGCTTCGTCGTGACAGGCGCGCAGTCCGAGCAGAACCAGGGCCGGCTCGTCGCGCCGCTCGAAACTTCCGTGCCCGGCGTCTACGCCGTCGGCGACGTCCGCTCCGGTTCCGTCAAGCGCGTCGGCGGCGCCATCGGCGAAGGCGCACAGGTCGTGGCCTCCCTGCACGGCTATCTCGGCGACGCCGCAAAACCGGCGCTATAG
- a CDS encoding outer membrane protein, whose product MTARKCFIVAAGLMTASAAHAEDVPSNAELFRMLKAQQQTISELRAELKQAKQERRTAAPREAAAPAARPAARDAVRETVAATPPAQAYAMVTKGPAASPMRVGGAYVGVFGGGGSRGNTDVSQLGTAFFIEAAGGPMAINATGRTSSGGVGFGGAHLGYEWSYGAYVRPALEIEGFYLAGNQPRATLVNPTDRLPEHTFDNTFPMRTTVLLANMVVGFNTSYPGITPYIGGGIGAANVSINGATSTQTDPAEPGINHFNARPDSSAWTFAAQAKAGARFALGNSGAYLFGEYRYLYVGDVNQVFGSTVDPTHAPTSPWTASFGGTSHHLAAGGIGFGF is encoded by the coding sequence ATGACAGCGCGTAAATGTTTCATCGTGGCCGCGGGCTTGATGACGGCGAGCGCCGCCCATGCCGAAGACGTTCCGTCCAACGCCGAACTGTTTCGCATGCTGAAGGCGCAGCAGCAGACCATTTCCGAGCTGCGCGCAGAATTGAAGCAGGCCAAACAGGAGCGGCGCACGGCCGCGCCGAGAGAGGCGGCTGCACCGGCAGCCAGGCCGGCCGCGCGCGACGCCGTGAGGGAGACGGTGGCAGCAACCCCGCCGGCGCAGGCCTATGCGATGGTCACCAAGGGGCCCGCGGCCTCGCCGATGCGCGTCGGCGGCGCCTATGTCGGCGTTTTCGGCGGCGGCGGCAGTCGCGGCAACACCGACGTCAGCCAACTTGGCACCGCCTTTTTCATTGAGGCCGCCGGAGGTCCCATGGCCATCAATGCCACGGGGCGGACCAGCAGCGGCGGCGTCGGGTTCGGTGGCGCGCATCTCGGTTATGAGTGGTCGTATGGCGCGTATGTGCGGCCCGCTTTGGAGATCGAAGGTTTCTATCTGGCGGGCAACCAGCCGCGTGCGACACTGGTGAACCCCACGGACCGCCTTCCCGAGCACACCTTCGACAATACTTTCCCGATGCGCACCACGGTGCTTCTGGCGAACATGGTTGTCGGCTTCAACACGTCCTATCCAGGCATCACGCCCTATATCGGCGGCGGGATCGGGGCCGCCAACGTGTCCATCAACGGCGCCACATCCACCCAGACCGACCCGGCCGAGCCCGGCATCAACCACTTCAACGCGAGGCCGGACTCCTCAGCCTGGACCTTTGCGGCACAGGCCAAGGCCGGTGCGCGCTTCGCGCTCGGCAATAGCGGCGCTTATCTGTTCGGCGAGTACCGCTATCTGTATGTCGGCGACGTGAATCAGGTTTTCGGCTCCACCGTGGATCCCACTCACGCTCCGACCAGTCCGTGGACGGCCAGCTTCGGCGGCACATCCCACCATCTGGCGGCCGGCGGCATCGGCTTCGGCTTCTAG
- a CDS encoding GNAT family N-acetyltransferase gives MVIGPLTSPKDADRIVDILVSHNNLHTPATAREPFHLVVRDDSDVVVGGALGWTAHCWCYVDILALVPEARGNGEGTRLLTAVENLARSRDCIGVYLFSYSFQAPGFYERHGFTAFGQIADLPPGHVTVWLSKRLDGDAQ, from the coding sequence ATGGTTATCGGGCCGCTTACCTCGCCGAAAGATGCTGACCGCATCGTCGACATTCTCGTATCACACAACAATCTGCACACGCCGGCCACTGCGCGCGAACCATTTCATCTCGTCGTTCGCGACGATAGCGACGTCGTGGTCGGAGGGGCTCTCGGCTGGACCGCGCATTGTTGGTGCTATGTGGACATACTAGCCTTAGTGCCGGAAGCCCGCGGCAACGGCGAAGGCACGCGCCTTCTGACCGCTGTCGAGAATCTCGCCCGCAGCCGCGATTGCATCGGTGTCTATCTCTTCTCTTACTCCTTTCAGGCGCCGGGCTTTTACGAGCGTCACGGCTTTACCGCCTTTGGTCAAATTGCTGATCTCCCGCCCGGCCACGTGACGGTATGGCTGTCAAAGCGACTCGACGGAGATGCTCAGTGA
- a CDS encoding Crp/Fnr family transcriptional regulator, with amino-acid sequence MVVSAADMKAFLLTTPFFGGLSDPSLDLLMSMLVECRFEAGATVVAEDEPGRSMFIVKSGRLAVSKRADAGSVPISVLEPGDFFGEMTLIEMQNRSATVVAESPTVLYELTAQKLYAYYKADIHAYVIVLQNINRELCRRLRRADDRFAGHQVGKDEAPADEWAVTPRPIRP; translated from the coding sequence ATGGTTGTCAGTGCCGCTGATATGAAGGCGTTCCTGCTCACGACGCCGTTCTTCGGCGGTCTGTCGGACCCGAGTCTCGACCTGCTGATGTCGATGCTGGTCGAGTGCCGCTTTGAGGCCGGCGCGACCGTTGTGGCGGAAGACGAGCCGGGCCGCTCGATGTTCATCGTCAAGTCCGGCCGGCTGGCGGTGAGCAAGCGGGCGGATGCAGGAAGCGTCCCGATTTCCGTTCTGGAGCCCGGCGACTTCTTCGGCGAGATGACGCTGATTGAAATGCAGAACCGCTCCGCCACGGTGGTCGCGGAGAGCCCGACGGTGCTGTATGAGCTGACCGCCCAAAAGCTCTACGCCTACTACAAGGCCGATATCCACGCCTACGTGATCGTCCTGCAGAATATCAACCGCGAGCTTTGCCGACGCTTGCGCCGGGCAGACGATCGATTCGCCGGGCATCAGGTGGGCAAAGACGAGGCTCCTGCGGATGAGTGGGCTGTAACTCCTCGCCCAATCCGACCGTAG
- a CDS encoding MgtC/SapB family protein: MDRFNIGVHVVALAAAFALAIPIGWDREKRARSAGLRTFPLVAMASCGFVQASESLLVHSPDGMAKVIEGLITGIGFIGGGAILKQGNSVQGTATAASLWATGAIGVSVGLGAYDVAVTVAVFTFLTLRLLTLAKEEADL, from the coding sequence TTGGATAGATTCAACATCGGCGTACATGTCGTCGCGCTGGCGGCCGCGTTCGCGCTCGCTATTCCGATCGGTTGGGACCGCGAGAAGCGGGCGCGGAGCGCGGGTTTGCGCACCTTTCCGCTGGTTGCAATGGCAAGCTGCGGCTTCGTGCAGGCCAGCGAAAGTCTGCTGGTGCATTCGCCTGACGGCATGGCCAAGGTGATCGAGGGCCTCATCACCGGCATCGGCTTCATCGGCGGCGGTGCGATCCTCAAGCAGGGCAATTCGGTGCAGGGCACCGCGACGGCCGCAAGCCTGTGGGCCACCGGCGCCATCGGCGTCTCCGTCGGGCTCGGTGCCTACGATGTCGCGGTGACGGTCGCGGTGTTCACGTTCCTGACGCTTCGATTGCTGACGCTGGCCAAGGAAGAGGCTGACCTCTGA
- a CDS encoding mandelate racemase/muconate lactonizing enzyme family protein, protein MRIVDVREITKPIASPIRNAYIDFSKMTASLVAVVTDVERDGRRVVGYGFNSNGRYGQGGLIRERFRNRILEAEPKSVLNEAGDNLDPHKLWAAMMSNEKPGGHGERSVAVGTLDMAIWDATAKIAGKPLFRLLAEQKGLEANPRVFVYAAGGYYYPGKDNTALRAEMRGYLDRGYNVVKMKIGGAPIDDDQRRIEAVLSEIGSQAQLAVDANGRFDLETGIAYAKMLRQYPLFWYEEVGDPLDYALQAALSEFYPGSMATGENLFSHQDARNLLRYGGMRPDRDWLQFDCALSYGLVEYLRTLDVLHQFGWSPSRCVPHGGHQMSLNIAAGLGLGGNESYPDLFQPYGGFPDGVKVEAGHIVMPELPGIGFEGKSDLIKVMRELAE, encoded by the coding sequence ATGCGCATCGTCGACGTCCGCGAGATCACCAAGCCGATCGCGTCCCCGATCCGGAACGCCTATATCGACTTCTCGAAGATGACGGCGAGCCTCGTCGCCGTCGTCACCGACGTCGAGCGCGACGGACGGCGCGTGGTCGGTTACGGCTTCAACTCCAACGGCCGCTACGGCCAGGGCGGGCTGATCCGCGAGCGGTTCCGCAATCGCATCCTTGAAGCCGAGCCGAAGAGCGTCCTCAACGAGGCCGGCGACAATCTCGATCCGCACAAGCTCTGGGCGGCGATGATGAGCAATGAGAAGCCCGGCGGGCACGGCGAGCGCTCGGTTGCGGTCGGCACGCTCGACATGGCGATCTGGGACGCCACGGCCAAGATCGCGGGCAAGCCGCTGTTCCGGCTGCTCGCCGAGCAGAAGGGGCTGGAGGCCAATCCGCGCGTGTTCGTCTATGCGGCCGGCGGCTACTATTATCCGGGCAAGGACAACACGGCGCTGCGCGCCGAGATGCGTGGCTACCTCGATCGCGGCTACAACGTCGTCAAGATGAAGATCGGCGGTGCGCCCATCGACGACGATCAGCGCCGCATCGAAGCGGTGCTGTCCGAGATAGGGTCGCAGGCGCAGCTCGCCGTCGATGCGAACGGCCGGTTCGACCTCGAGACCGGCATCGCCTATGCGAAGATGCTCCGGCAGTATCCGCTGTTCTGGTACGAGGAGGTCGGCGATCCCCTCGACTACGCGCTCCAGGCCGCGCTCTCCGAATTCTATCCGGGCTCGATGGCGACCGGCGAGAACCTGTTCTCGCACCAGGACGCGCGCAATTTGTTGCGCTACGGCGGCATGCGGCCGGACCGCGACTGGCTGCAGTTCGACTGCGCGCTGTCCTATGGCCTCGTCGAATATCTGCGCACCCTCGACGTGCTGCACCAGTTCGGCTGGTCGCCCTCGCGCTGTGTCCCGCATGGCGGTCACCAGATGTCGCTCAACATCGCCGCCGGCCTCGGCCTCGGCGGCAACGAGAGCTACCCCGATCTGTTCCAGCCCTATGGCGGCTTCCCTGATGGCGTGAAGGTCGAAGCCGGCCACATCGTCATGCCGGAGCTGCCCGGCATCGGCTTCGAGGGCAAGTCGGACCTGATCAAGGTGATGCGCGAGTTGGCGGAGTAG
- a CDS encoding LLM class flavin-dependent oxidoreductase has product MIPFSVLDLAPIRQGSTAAQAFANSLDLARHAEAWGYKRFWLAEHHNMTGIASAATSVVIGHVAGGTKTIRVGSGGVMLPNHSPLVIAEQFGTLESLYPGRIDLGLGRAPGTDQFTARAMRRDLATASENFPHDVLELQALLGDVEPNQAIRAVPGMGTKVPLWILGSSTFGAQLAGMLGLPFAFASHFAPQMMMPALREYRSRFAPSAQLDKPYAMVGVNVFAADTDDEARRMFTSLQQQFINLRRGTPGQLPPPVDDMDALWSPAEKAMVGQSLSCSAVGSPDVIEEKLKALIAETGADELMTTGQIYDHAARLRSFEIAAEVRDRLAKQPAA; this is encoded by the coding sequence ATGATCCCCTTCTCCGTGCTCGACCTCGCTCCGATCCGTCAGGGCAGCACTGCGGCGCAGGCGTTTGCCAATTCGCTCGATCTCGCCCGCCATGCCGAGGCCTGGGGCTACAAACGGTTCTGGCTGGCCGAGCATCACAACATGACGGGGATCGCAAGCGCCGCGACGTCGGTGGTGATCGGACATGTCGCGGGCGGCACCAAGACGATCCGCGTCGGCTCCGGCGGCGTGATGCTGCCGAACCATTCGCCGCTGGTCATCGCCGAGCAGTTCGGCACGCTGGAATCGCTCTATCCCGGGCGGATCGATCTCGGGCTCGGGCGGGCGCCGGGCACAGACCAGTTCACCGCGCGGGCGATGCGGCGCGATCTTGCAACGGCTTCCGAGAATTTTCCACATGATGTGCTGGAATTGCAGGCGCTGCTCGGCGACGTGGAGCCGAACCAGGCGATCCGCGCCGTGCCAGGCATGGGAACGAAGGTGCCGCTCTGGATCCTGGGATCGAGCACGTTTGGCGCGCAGCTTGCCGGCATGCTCGGCCTGCCCTTCGCGTTCGCCTCGCATTTCGCGCCGCAGATGATGATGCCGGCGCTGCGCGAGTACCGGTCGCGCTTCGCGCCGTCGGCACAGCTCGACAAGCCCTATGCGATGGTCGGCGTCAACGTGTTCGCGGCCGACACCGACGACGAGGCACGGCGTATGTTCACCTCGCTGCAGCAGCAGTTCATCAACCTACGCCGCGGCACGCCGGGCCAGTTGCCGCCGCCGGTCGACGACATGGACGCGCTGTGGTCGCCGGCAGAGAAGGCCATGGTCGGCCAGTCGCTGTCCTGCTCCGCGGTCGGCTCGCCGGATGTCATCGAAGAGAAGCTGAAGGCGCTGATCGCGGAGACCGGCGCGGACGAGCTGATGACCACGGGGCAGATCTACGACCACGCCGCGCGGCTGCGCTCGTTCGAGATCGCCGCCGAGGTTCGCGATCGGCTGGCGAAGCAGCCGGCGGCATGA
- a CDS encoding amidohydrolase family protein: protein MPTYLPFDPNPRRPVKAPPPKTVDSQFHVLGPIDKYPERPGAAYRMPSATWEAALRVHKTLGIERGIIVQTTTYGADHSVVLDGLAAMGPNYRGCANALVFAEANDAYLAKLHDAGVRGARFSFRQELGAVLSDADFARAIARIRELGWYVKIQPEKHGIISSVAKYENLDVPVLIDHMARPVPSNGKDDPNLRKMLELLKKGNFWVMLSLGEKTSQAGPPYDDVIPIARSYIEAALDRCVWASDWPHPVSVKQPPNDADLLELMFRFAYDQAELEKILVHNPAKLFGFPD, encoded by the coding sequence ATGCCGACCTATCTGCCGTTCGACCCAAATCCGCGCCGCCCAGTCAAGGCGCCGCCGCCAAAGACCGTCGACAGCCAGTTTCACGTGCTCGGGCCCATCGACAAATATCCGGAGCGTCCCGGCGCGGCCTACCGGATGCCGAGCGCGACCTGGGAGGCGGCGCTGCGCGTGCACAAGACGCTCGGCATCGAGCGCGGCATCATCGTGCAGACCACGACCTATGGCGCGGACCATTCCGTCGTGCTCGACGGCCTCGCCGCGATGGGTCCGAACTATCGCGGCTGCGCCAACGCGCTGGTGTTCGCGGAGGCGAACGACGCTTATCTGGCAAAACTCCATGACGCCGGCGTGCGCGGCGCGCGCTTCAGCTTCCGCCAGGAGCTCGGCGCCGTGCTGTCGGATGCCGATTTCGCCCGCGCCATCGCACGCATCCGCGAGCTCGGCTGGTACGTCAAGATCCAGCCGGAAAAGCACGGCATCATCTCCAGCGTCGCCAAATACGAGAATCTCGACGTGCCTGTGCTGATCGACCACATGGCGCGTCCGGTGCCGTCGAATGGCAAGGACGATCCGAACCTGCGCAAGATGCTGGAGCTGCTCAAGAAGGGCAATTTCTGGGTGATGCTGTCGCTCGGCGAGAAGACCTCGCAGGCCGGCCCGCCCTATGACGACGTGATCCCGATCGCGCGCAGCTATATCGAGGCCGCACTCGACCGCTGCGTCTGGGCCAGCGACTGGCCGCACCCGGTCTCCGTCAAGCAGCCGCCCAACGACGCCGACCTGCTCGAACTGATGTTCCGCTTCGCGTACGACCAGGCCGAGCTGGAGAAGATTCTTGTGCACAATCCGGCCAAGCTGTTCGGCTTTCCGGATTAG
- a CDS encoding RidA family protein, translated as MTGESRRKSIHIGGFKHANPIPNACRIGGLVMSGVILGRDAAGVMPESLDAQCANMFAHMKATVEAAGGTTDDIIKMTVWLKDRTQRGPVNVEWLKMFPDEHSRPARHALPMDTMDGGALVQCDFTAVID; from the coding sequence ATGACGGGTGAATCGCGGCGCAAGAGCATCCATATTGGCGGCTTCAAGCACGCCAATCCGATTCCGAACGCTTGCCGCATCGGCGGTCTCGTGATGTCCGGCGTCATCCTCGGCCGCGACGCGGCCGGCGTGATGCCGGAGAGTCTCGACGCCCAATGCGCCAACATGTTCGCGCATATGAAGGCGACGGTGGAGGCCGCCGGCGGCACCACGGACGACATCATCAAGATGACGGTGTGGCTGAAGGACCGCACGCAGCGCGGTCCGGTTAATGTCGAATGGCTCAAGATGTTTCCGGACGAGCATTCGCGCCCGGCGCGCCACGCGCTACCGATGGACACCATGGACGGCGGCGCGCTGGTGCAGTGCGACTTCACTGCCGTGATCGACTGA
- the hpaH gene encoding 2-oxo-hept-4-ene-1,7-dioate hydratase: MLDTATIERLAARLDEAERTKTLITMFTKDYPDFSIEDAYAIQRAWTKLQLGRGRVIKGHKIGLTSKAMQNAVGISEPDYGVLFADMFYADATPIPFDRFHAPRIEVELAFVLKAPLRGPDCTIFDVLNATDYVTPALEILETRMHRVDPETGKPRKVMDTISDNAANAALVLGGRPFRPMDADLRWIGALLFRNGEVEETGLAAGVLNHPANGIAWLANRLAPHDEHLAAGEVVLAGSFTRPVDIRRGDTFHADYGSFGSVSCQFV, from the coding sequence ATGCTCGACACCGCCACGATCGAACGTCTCGCCGCGCGGCTCGATGAGGCCGAGCGCACCAAAACGCTGATCACGATGTTCACCAAGGACTATCCCGATTTCAGCATCGAGGATGCCTATGCGATCCAGCGCGCCTGGACCAAACTGCAGCTCGGCCGCGGCCGCGTCATCAAGGGCCACAAGATCGGTCTGACCTCGAAGGCGATGCAGAACGCGGTCGGCATCTCCGAGCCCGATTACGGCGTGCTGTTCGCCGACATGTTCTATGCCGACGCCACGCCGATCCCGTTCGATCGTTTCCACGCGCCGCGGATCGAGGTCGAGCTCGCTTTCGTGCTGAAGGCGCCGCTGCGCGGGCCGGACTGCACCATCTTCGACGTGCTCAATGCCACCGACTATGTCACGCCCGCGCTGGAAATCCTGGAGACGCGCATGCACCGCGTCGATCCCGAGACCGGGAAGCCGCGCAAGGTGATGGATACGATCTCGGACAACGCCGCCAACGCCGCGCTGGTGCTGGGCGGCCGGCCGTTCCGCCCGATGGATGCCGACCTGCGCTGGATCGGCGCGCTGCTGTTCCGCAACGGCGAGGTCGAGGAGACCGGGCTCGCCGCCGGCGTGCTCAACCATCCCGCCAACGGCATCGCCTGGCTTGCCAACCGCCTCGCGCCGCACGACGAACATCTCGCGGCAGGCGAAGTGGTGTTGGCGGGATCGTTCACGCGTCCGGTCGATATCCGCCGCGGCGACACTTTCCATGCCGACTACGGCAGCTTCGGCTCGGTGTCGTGCCAGTTCGTCTGA